The genomic window AAACTTGGTAATTTTTTATAAAAATATTTTTGGATTTTAAACCTAAAATATGGCACAAATAAAGGGGGCTTAAGCCCCCTTTATTTGTGCCATATTTTAGGTTTAAAATCCAAAAATATTTTTATAAAAAATTACCAAGTTTTCCTAGAAGGAAGCTTTTGAACAAATTCCACTATTCTCGGAACCTTGTAATACGAAAGCTTCTTCTTGCAAATTTCTATTAGTTCCTTGGAAGTTATCTTCTCGCCTTCCTTAAGCACTATAAAAGCTTTGACAATTTCTCCACTTATTGATCTTGGAACACCTACAACAGATACTTCGGCTACTGCCGGGTGTTCTGAAATAACGGTTTCAACTTCTCCGGCATAAACTTTAAACCCACCAACGAAAATTACGTCTGTTGTCCTGCCTACAAGTGAAAGATAGCCCTCTTCATCAAATTTGGCGATATCACTTGTGTTAAACCATCCATCCGCAAAATAACGCTCAGTAAGCTCATCATTGTGATAATAGGAAGAGGCGACGCTTTCTCCTCTTATCCAAAGCTGTCCCTCTTGGCCCGGGGGTAAAACAGCTCCCGTATCGTCACATATCTTTGATTCAACACAGGAGAGTAGTGTTCCAAGCTTCCCCGGTTTTATTCCATCGACTCCCGGAGCGAGGCTGACGACAGAAGACGCCTCTGTAAGTCCATATCCTTCAATAATAGGAACCCCCAATATCTCTGTGCATCTTTTTATATAGTTTTCCGGCAGTTTGTCCCCTCCGGAAAGTATGTATTTCAAATTTGATGTTTTGTCTAAACCTTGTCCGGCCGCTCCTAAAAGCAATGCTATCATTGTGGGAACTGCAGGAATTATAGTTACACTATTTTGTTTGATTATATTCCAAGTAGTTTTCGCAGGCATAAATGATTGTAGAGTTACTTGTGGTATCGCTTTAACAAGAGAGATTAACGAGCCTGAAAGAAAGCCAAAGGCGTTAAAGTTTGGCAAAGCATTTAGGAGTATATCATCTTCACTAATATCGCCGAGATGTTCTACACAAGAATCAATGACAGACAATAAGTTTGCGTGAGACAGAGCTACCGCTTTTGATTCCCCTGTTGTTCCAGATGTATAAAAAATAACTGCGTTATCCGTTGTTTCTCTCAGTGCAGCCCTTCCAGCAATTGTATCGCCGGGAGCAACCAATGAGGTAATGTAGCAGGGAATGCCCTCTTCTGAGATAAGAGGAGCGATGTTTTCACATCCCATAAAAGTAATCGCCGCAAAGACATCTGCATGAACCAGCTGTTTTATTAATGTTATATAAGCACCGCGGTAATCAATGGAAACAACTGTTCCCTGTAATCTCCAAATAGCGACGTTAAGAGCCAGGCTTATTGGAGAGTTTGGTAGCAATAACGCAATTTTTTGACCCGCTTTAAATCTGCTTTCCAAAAGCCTTTCTTCACACTCTTTTACAAGTTCAAGGAACGCACCGCGAGACCACCAAGTATTTTGCCAGCATAAAAAAGGCTCATTTGGTAGTCTTTCTAGATTTTCACTGATTATCTGTTCAAGTCTGATGGTCAAATAATCTCCTCCAATTTAAAGCTAAAGCATCAAAGCCATATATGCTTCCCATGCAGCCGAGAAAGGTAATAAGCTTTCAGGCACATCATAAGAAGGATGATGGAGTTTGTATTCAAGTCCTGTACCAAGGAGCATAAAGGTAGAAGGAACGTAAGAAGAAAAAAAGGAGAAATCTTCTCCTGAGAGAAGAGGTCGGTCTAACATGGTTATCCCATCTTCACCAAAAAAAGGCAGAGCTATCTCTAGGACTTTTTTAGTGAATTCCGGATCATTTTCAACATGTCCATAATTTGCTGAGTATTCTACGGATGCGTGCCCTTTGAAAGCTTTTGCCACTGTTGCGGAGATCTCTTCTATGCGACTTTGTACAAGATGGCGAGTTTCAGAACTAAAGGCTCGCAAAGTACCCCAGAGATTGGCGTGATCAGCGATTACGTTATAAGCACTTCCGGCCTCAATTTGCGGAAAAGAAACAACAACTGGATCGCGTGGGTCGAGATCTCTTGTCAGAGCGGATTGTATTGAAATTATAATATGTGCTGCAATGGTGACTGGGTCAACGGCTAGATGTGGTTCTGCAGCCCAGCCTGATACGCCTCTTATATCTATATGAATACGGTCTGAGAGAGCGGTCATTACACCTTTTCTGGTGAAAAGCTCTCCATAAGGCAGTTCTGGCCACCAGAGCAATCCCAAACAGTGTTCTATGTCGAATTCTTGAAAAAACTTGTTTTCAATTAAAGTTTTAGCTCCGCTCTTCCCTTCGGCTGCGGGTTGGAATAGCAATATTACTTTTCGTTTGAGTTTGTCTCTATGGATAGAAAGGAGTCTGGCTGCACCCAGAAGAGAGGCCATATGAGCATCTTGTCCGCAAGCATGCATTACTCCGGGGAGAGAAGAGGAAAAAGATAATCCGGTCTGCTCTTCTACTTCAACAGCATCCATTCCGGTGCGTAATAAAAGTCCGGGGCCGGGCAGATTCCTGCCAACCACTGCGACAACGCAAGTGGGAGAATCAAAGCCGGAAATAACCTCTATTCCGTCCATCTCTTTTAGTACACGGGTAATTTTGGAAGCAGTTATATGTTCTTCAAATGCCACTTCGGGGAACTGATGGAAATCTCTTCGCCAGTCAATAAGGTCGGAGCTGAATCTCTCTGCTTCTTTAAGCAGCTGTGGCCCCAAAAATGCCGGGTCAAATTTTTCCTTCATATGTGTACTCCCTCCCCCGTATAAAGACAGATTCTTTGCAGAAAATTTTCATAAGTTTAACACAGAATGAGTTTTGATTGTACTGTTATGGATTACTTCGCATATCAGGACACCTTTGTCTCTTTATGGTTAAGATAAGGTTAAGTATTTTTATCACAATAAAATAAGACAAATTGCTTAGATTATCTTTAAAATACCGGATAAGCTTGACATACATACTTTACGGTATGTATAATCCTCTCGTTAATTTAGTTTGATAAAAAAACTATGAAGGGTGGTGTATACCGGTTGGCACGTAAGACAAAAGAGATGGCCGAAGTAACCAAGCAGGAAATTTTAGAGTCAGCTTTAGATGCGTTCAGCGAGAGGAATTATTCCAACGTTACGATAGTTGAGATTGCAAAAAGAGCTAACCTTACTAAAGGGGCCGTCTATTGGCATTTTAAAAATAAAAAAGATATACTTGTACATCTCCTAAATGGATTGTTTGCATCAACCGGCGACACTATAGTAGAGATCTTTGAAAAGCCGGCATCTGTTTCAGAGATGCGTTCTTGTTTTAAAGAAGCACTATTAAAACCACTAACGGACAAAAAATATAGAAGAATGCACAAATTTTTCTCGCAAAGAGAAAGTTGGCCCGAATCAGCACAAAAACAAGCGGATAATCTCATAAAGGCAAATGTGAACAAAGAGAAAGAAGAGCTGAAAGCATTTCTAATAAAGGCACAAAAGAACAAGAAAATAAAAGAGGATGTTAATCCTCCAGCGGTGGCAACTCTTGTAACATACGTGTTTTTTGGCCTATTTCTTTTACAAGTTTCAGGCTTTTTACCGGAAGATTTTGTTGATGATACAGACTTTCTGTTTGATTCAATAAGTGCGAACTTGAATTTATAAAATAATCTGATTGATTTTAACAATAGAGAAAGTAATAAAGATTACAAAAAAATATATAAAATATTAGCTGTTAAAAACAGTGGCGAAGGAGAACGAAGTAAAAATGGATTTACTACAGGAGAACAGAAAGACAGAAGACAAGGCTAAAAAATGGCCACAACTGGTGCTAATAGTTATTCTCATATTGATTGCTATAGGCAGTATATATGCAAAAAAATATTATGACGAGAGAAAAGAAGCAAATATGGCAGCTACAGCCGTAAGGCCGTTGCCTACGGTAACCGTTGTGCCAGCTGTAGAAACAGACTTATTTGCACAAAAAGAGTATATAGGAAAAGTGGATGCTATCCAGAGCGTAGAAGTTAGGGCCCAAGTTGTCGGTGAAATTATAAAAGTTAATTTTAAAGAGGGCTCTATCGTAAAAGTAGGACAACCTCTTTATACATTGGATGCTCGTAAATATGAAGCAACAGTGACCCTTAGAAAAGGACAGCTTGCTCAAGCCAAAGCAGATTTAGACAGAGCTGAGAAATTTTTTGCTCGTTTAAAAAATGCAGATGAAAGAAGTGTTTCTAAAGCTGATTTTGATTCTGCAGAAAGTGCAGTTATGCAAGCACTTGCCGCAGTAGAACAGGCCAACGCCAACCTTAGGCTCGCAATGATTGACCTAGGAAACACTGTCATAAGGTCTCCTATTTCCGGACGTATAGGTGCAACGAATTTTACGAAAGGGAATTATATTTCTGCGACTTCCGGAGCACTTGCCACTATAGTTCAGATGGACCCAATCCGCGTGAAATTCTCTATGCCGGATAAGGACTACTTAAATCAACTGGCTATATTTAAAGAAAGCGGCTCTGTATACAATACAACCCTTAAACTCAGCAACGGAGACGTGATTACCGCATCCGGAGAGCGAGATTTTGAAGACAATCAGATGGATCAAAAAACAGGAAGCATGTCAATGCGCATAAGATTTAATAATCCTGAAGGACTCTTAATACCGGGCTCTATGGTTCGCATAGCCACAAAACAGGTTAAAAGCCAGCTTGTCATAGTGGTTCCTCAGACAGCACTTCTCGCTGATTCTGCAAGTGATTATGTATATGTGGTTGACAGTGATAATGTCATTAAGAAGGTCGAAATAACTTTGGGTACAGAAGTTGGATCAATGAGAGAAGTAACTTCCGGAATAAAAGCTGGTGACAGGGTTGTTACCACAGGCATCCAAAATATCCGTCCGGGAATAAAAGTTAATATAGCTGAGCCTGCAGAGAAGACAACTGCTTCCCTTGCATCTCAATCAGAAGCGGATAACAACATTGTGTCAGATGCTAACGGTAAAGATTCAGTCCTGTCTGATGATAAAAGCGAACCCGTTAAAAAAGAAGGTAATTAGCAGATGTTTTCAGATTTTTTTATAAAACGTCCCAGATTTGCGATGGTAATAGCTGCCCTGATGATGCTTTCAGGGCTCATCGTGGCTGTTTCTTTGCCTATTGAACAGTACCCTAACGTTACACCTCCCCAGATTCAAGTTAGCGGTACTTATCGAGGAGCTTCCGCTGAAGTTGTGACCAATACAGTCGCTGCTCCATTAGAAGAGGTTGTCAACGGCGTTGATGGAATGATTTATATGAACTCCAGCTCTTCTAATGATGGCTCTTACAGCTTGTCCGTCACATTTGCCACAGGGACAGATCCTGATATGGCACTTGTCAAAGTGCAAAATAGAGTTCAGCAGGCTACTCCTTTATTGCCAACAGAGGTTACTACTCAGGGGCTTACAGTTGAAAGCCGTTTTTCTGATACCTTGGGTTTTATTGGTTTAATATCTCCAAATGAAACTT from Synergistaceae bacterium includes these protein-coding regions:
- a CDS encoding efflux RND transporter periplasmic adaptor subunit encodes the protein MDLLQENRKTEDKAKKWPQLVLIVILILIAIGSIYAKKYYDERKEANMAATAVRPLPTVTVVPAVETDLFAQKEYIGKVDAIQSVEVRAQVVGEIIKVNFKEGSIVKVGQPLYTLDARKYEATVTLRKGQLAQAKADLDRAEKFFARLKNADERSVSKADFDSAESAVMQALAAVEQANANLRLAMIDLGNTVIRSPISGRIGATNFTKGNYISATSGALATIVQMDPIRVKFSMPDKDYLNQLAIFKESGSVYNTTLKLSNGDVITASGERDFEDNQMDQKTGSMSMRIRFNNPEGLLIPGSMVRIATKQVKSQLVIVVPQTALLADSASDYVYVVDSDNVIKKVEITLGTEVGSMREVTSGIKAGDRVVTTGIQNIRPGIKVNIAEPAEKTTASLASQSEADNNIVSDANGKDSVLSDDKSEPVKKEGN
- a CDS encoding TetR family transcriptional regulator; this encodes MKGGVYRLARKTKEMAEVTKQEILESALDAFSERNYSNVTIVEIAKRANLTKGAVYWHFKNKKDILVHLLNGLFASTGDTIVEIFEKPASVSEMRSCFKEALLKPLTDKKYRRMHKFFSQRESWPESAQKQADNLIKANVNKEKEELKAFLIKAQKNKKIKEDVNPPAVATLVTYVFFGLFLLQVSGFLPEDFVDDTDFLFDSISANLNL
- a CDS encoding long-chain fatty acid--CoA ligase, producing MTIRLEQIISENLERLPNEPFLCWQNTWWSRGAFLELVKECEERLLESRFKAGQKIALLLPNSPISLALNVAIWRLQGTVVSIDYRGAYITLIKQLVHADVFAAITFMGCENIAPLISEEGIPCYITSLVAPGDTIAGRAALRETTDNAVIFYTSGTTGESKAVALSHANLLSVIDSCVEHLGDISEDDILLNALPNFNAFGFLSGSLISLVKAIPQVTLQSFMPAKTTWNIIKQNSVTIIPAVPTMIALLLGAAGQGLDKTSNLKYILSGGDKLPENYIKRCTEILGVPIIEGYGLTEASSVVSLAPGVDGIKPGKLGTLLSCVESKICDDTGAVLPPGQEGQLWIRGESVASSYYHNDELTERYFADGWFNTSDIAKFDEEGYLSLVGRTTDVIFVGGFKVYAGEVETVISEHPAVAEVSVVGVPRSISGEIVKAFIVLKEGEKITSKELIEICKKKLSYYKVPRIVEFVQKLPSRKTW
- a CDS encoding amidohydrolase yields the protein MKEKFDPAFLGPQLLKEAERFSSDLIDWRRDFHQFPEVAFEEHITASKITRVLKEMDGIEVISGFDSPTCVVAVVGRNLPGPGLLLRTGMDAVEVEEQTGLSFSSSLPGVMHACGQDAHMASLLGAARLLSIHRDKLKRKVILLFQPAAEGKSGAKTLIENKFFQEFDIEHCLGLLWWPELPYGELFTRKGVMTALSDRIHIDIRGVSGWAAEPHLAVDPVTIAAHIIISIQSALTRDLDPRDPVVVSFPQIEAGSAYNVIADHANLWGTLRAFSSETRHLVQSRIEEISATVAKAFKGHASVEYSANYGHVENDPEFTKKVLEIALPFFGEDGITMLDRPLLSGEDFSFFSSYVPSTFMLLGTGLEYKLHHPSYDVPESLLPFSAAWEAYMALML